The following DNA comes from Macaca thibetana thibetana isolate TM-01 chromosome 14, ASM2454274v1, whole genome shotgun sequence.
CTGCACCTGGCTCAGAATAGTTAGGTGCACAGACACAGCCACTTCTGCCCGCAGCCGCTCAGGCAAGTGCTGTAAGATGGCTACCTCATTGGTTATCTTCTTGTTGATCTGCAGGTGCTGATACCTGAGAGTAAGGACAGTGCCATTTCCTTACCAGCCCTTTGTATGTCTGCCTCCACCCCTTCCATCAGGGCTCAGCTCAGCTCCAGCGAAGAATCTCACCATACTGAGATCTAACAGGGGTCGTGGGAGTACCTGACAGTTGGATCATCTGTTTTCCAGGGCATAGACACCTCTACCACTTTGCATAACCCTTCACCTCCTCCTGTCAGGCTCTACCCTACTCACCAATCAGTGATGTCTTGTTCCACCCCTACCCTTAGCTACCTCAGCCACCAAGGTCCCCCTCCTCTCTGGAGACCCTCTGCTCTCTTTCCCCAACTTTGTGACACTTCCTTTTGTTCAGTCCACAGTATGGATCACCATAGGTAGTCAATGATCTTGTTGCTGACCATTCTCAGGGGGATTGCCTTTCTTCACCCACTCCTTCCAGAGCCTTCTGAGCCCTACCAGGCAGTGGCAGTTCCCATTCCATGCTCTCCATATTATCCTTTTTTGGGTATGAGCTCCTCTCCCTTTCAGTCTCTTACCCACCCCCTCTCCCAAGTCCTGATTCCCTCAGTTGAAAGAAGTTTCCTCTTTCCAAGCCCCACCCAGCAAACCCACAGCTGAATGCTACATTTTGATTACCTTGCCTGGCTCACTAGGCACTAAGTACCCAGTCACCTCCCTCAGGTTCCATCACGTACACTGGTCCCTGTCCTGGTCGGGAACCCCGCCTTCTCACCAGTCAATAACTTGCCGTTCCAGCTTGTGGTTGACGTGCTGCAGCTTCATGTACTTCTTCACCAGCGCATGATCTGGGTAGAAAGCTGCATCTGCAGTGTTCATGTTGTAGATGACAGAACTCATGCTACCCATGATGGTGGCGAAACCCATGACGGCCAGCAGGAAGTCGCCCACCATGAAGAAGTACTCCTCCTCCCGGGCTGGCGGCGGTGTATCGCCCACTGTAGTCAGGATTAGCGTGGAGAAGTAAAAGCTGTAGAGGTACTGGCGCCGCAGGCGCTCAAAGCCAGGCTGCGCGGGGCCCGGGTACACCCATGTGTCACGCCCGAAGCCCAGATACCGGGATAGGGCAAAGTATAGGCAGCTGTTCCAATGGATGACGACAAAAATGTAAAGCATCAGTTTGGCAATGCGAAAGGCATTTGGGTAAGCTGTGCGGGTCTCTGTGCGGTCGAAGGCCTCGAAGAGGCGGGGTGCGCGGAGAAAGCGGTTCAGCCTCAGGGTGGGTGTGTGCGGGCCCAGCCGCACGTAGACCACGTCTGTGGGCATCAGGGAAGCCAGGTCCAACAAGAAACTCCAGGTGCGAACGTAGCGACTCGAGATCCTACCCTTGTCCACCACCAGGATGCCCTGTTCCAAGAATCCTGGGGAGAGGTGGCGGGTAGGAAGGGGACCTGCTGTAGTCAAGCTTGGACTGGGCATGAGCTGCCCAGGGCAGGCCAGGGAGACTGTCTGAAGGACAGGGTGGAGCCGGGTATAACTCTGCTCTGGGGTTTCTGGGGTGAGCACTGGGATACTCTCAGGCCTGGAGGCACGCGAAGGTGCTAGCATGGCGGGGGGTGCCTTTCTTGTTACTTCTTAAGTGGCTATCTTTAGGAAGGGAAGGTGGAACAAACGGTCATTCCTAGAAGCTCACTGACCTGTGTGGAAGCGCACCACAATGTCTAGTAGGTACAGCAGGTCACTCGTGTAGTCCAGCACCAACCAGGCCACCAGATAACCGTGCTGCAAGTCCGGGAAGC
Coding sequences within:
- the CNGA4 gene encoding cyclic nucleotide-gated cation channel alpha-4: MSQDTKVKTTESSPSAPSKNRKSLPVLDPSGDYYYWWLNTMVFPVMYNLIILVCRACFPDLQHGYLVAWLVLDYTSDLLYLLDIVVRFHTGFLEQGILVVDKGRISSRYVRTWSFLLDLASLMPTDVVYVRLGPHTPTLRLNRFLRAPRLFEAFDRTETRTAYPNAFRIAKLMLYIFVVIHWNSCLYFALSRYLGFGRDTWVYPGPAQPGFERLRRQYLYSFYFSTLILTTVGDTPPPAREEEYFFMVGDFLLAVMGFATIMGSMSSVIYNMNTADAAFYPDHALVKKYMKLQHVNHKLERQVIDWYQHLQINKKITNEVAILQHLPERLRAEVAVSVHLTILSQVQIFQNCEASLLEELVLKLQPQTYSPGEYVCRKGDIGREMYIIREGQLAVVADDGITQYAVLGAGLYFGEISIINIKGNMSGNRRTANIKSIGYSDLFCLSKEDLREVLSEYPQAQTVMEGKGREILLKMNKLDVNAEAAEIALQEATESRLRGLDQQLDDLQTKFARLLAELESSALKIAYRVERLEWQTREWPMPEDLAEADDEGEPGEGTSKDEEGRATQEGPPGPE